A single region of the Streptococcus sanguinis genome encodes:
- the rpmD gene encoding 50S ribosomal protein L30 produces MAQIKITLTKSPIGRIPSQRKTVVALGLGKLNSSVIKEDNPAVRGMITAVSHLVTVEEVK; encoded by the coding sequence ATGGCTCAAATTAAAATTACTTTGACTAAGTCTCCAATCGGACGCATCCCGTCACAACGTAAAACTGTTGTAGCACTTGGACTTGGCAAATTGAACAGCTCAGTTATCAAAGAAGATAATCCAGCAGTACGCGGTATGATTACTGCAGTATCACACTTGGTAACTGTTGAAGAAGTTAAATAA
- a CDS encoding DNA-directed RNA polymerase subunit alpha, producing MIEFEKPNITKIDENKDYGKFVVEPLERGYGTTLGNSLRRVLLASLPGAAVTSINIEGVLHEFDTISGVREDVMQIILNVKGIAVKSYVQDEKIIELDVEGPAEVTAGDILTDSDIEIINPDHYLFTIGEGASFKATMTVNSGRGYVPADENKKDDAPVGTLAVDSIYTPVTKVNYQVEPARVGSNDGFDKLTLEILTNGTIIPEDALGLSARILTEHLNLFTNLTEVAIAADVMKEAEKTSDDRILERTIEELDLSVRSYNCLKRAGINTVFDLTEKSEPEMMKVRNLGRKSLEEVKVKLADLGLGLKNDK from the coding sequence ATGATTGAGTTTGAAAAACCAAATATAACAAAAATTGATGAAAATAAAGATTATGGCAAGTTTGTAGTAGAGCCGCTTGAGCGTGGTTATGGTACAACACTGGGAAATTCTCTTCGCCGTGTGCTTTTGGCTTCACTTCCAGGTGCTGCTGTTACTTCAATTAATATTGAAGGTGTTTTGCACGAGTTTGATACGATTTCCGGTGTCCGTGAAGACGTGATGCAAATTATTCTGAACGTCAAAGGGATTGCTGTAAAATCTTACGTCCAAGACGAAAAGATTATTGAACTGGATGTTGAAGGACCAGCAGAAGTAACTGCCGGAGACATTTTGACAGACAGTGATATTGAAATTATAAACCCTGATCATTATCTCTTTACAATCGGAGAAGGCGCAAGCTTTAAGGCAACGATGACTGTCAATAGTGGTCGTGGTTATGTGCCTGCTGATGAGAATAAGAAAGATGATGCACCAGTGGGAACACTTGCGGTGGACTCTATCTATACGCCAGTGACAAAAGTTAATTACCAAGTTGAGCCAGCTCGTGTTGGTAGCAACGATGGTTTTGACAAACTAACCCTTGAAATTTTAACGAATGGAACAATTATTCCAGAAGATGCTTTGGGACTTTCAGCCCGCATCCTTACGGAACATTTGAATCTCTTCACTAATCTGACAGAAGTAGCTATCGCTGCAGACGTTATGAAGGAAGCAGAAAAGACTTCTGATGACCGCATTTTGGAACGGACCATCGAAGAATTAGATTTGTCAGTTCGCTCATACAACTGTTTGAAACGTGCAGGTATCAATACTGTATTTGATTTGACAGAGAAATCTGAGCCTGAAATGATGAAAGTTCGTAACTTGGGACGCAAGAGTCTGGAAGAAGTAAAAGTTAAACTTGCTGATCTCGGTCTGGGGTTAAAAAACGATAAATAA
- the rplR gene encoding 50S ribosomal protein L18, with protein MITKPDKNKIRQKRHRRVRGKLSGTADRPRLNVFRSNTGIYAQVIDDVAGVTLASASTLDKEVSKGTKTEQAVVVGKLVAERAVAKGISEVVFDRGGYLYHGRVKALADAARENGLKF; from the coding sequence GTGATTACGAAACCAGATAAAAATAAAATCCGCCAAAAACGCCACCGTCGCGTTCGCGGAAAACTCTCTGGAACTGCTGATCGCCCACGTTTGAACGTATTCCGTTCTAATACAGGCATCTACGCTCAAGTGATTGATGACGTAGCGGGTGTAACGCTCGCAAGCGCTTCAACTCTTGACAAAGAAGTTTCAAAAGGAACTAAAACAGAACAAGCCGTTGTTGTTGGTAAGCTCGTTGCTGAACGTGCAGTTGCTAAAGGTATTTCTGAAGTCGTCTTCGACCGCGGTGGATATCTCTATCACGGACGTGTAAAAGCTTTGGCTGATGCAGCTCGTGAAAACGGATTGAAATTCTAA
- the rpsK gene encoding 30S ribosomal protein S11, whose amino-acid sequence MAKPTRKRRVKKNIESGIAHIHATFNNTIVMITDVHGNAIAWSSAGALGFKGSRKSTPFAAQMASEAAAKSAQEHGLKSVEVTVKGPGSGRESAIRALAAAGLEVTAIRDVTPVPHNGARPPKRRRV is encoded by the coding sequence TTGGCTAAACCAACACGTAAACGTCGTGTGAAGAAAAATATCGAATCCGGTATTGCTCATATTCACGCTACATTTAATAACACTATTGTTATGATTACTGATGTGCATGGTAACGCGATTGCTTGGTCATCTGCTGGAGCTCTTGGATTTAAAGGTTCTCGTAAATCTACACCATTTGCTGCCCAAATGGCATCTGAAGCAGCTGCTAAATCTGCACAGGAACACGGTCTGAAATCAGTTGAAGTTACTGTAAAAGGTCCAGGTTCTGGTCGTGAGTCTGCTATTCGTGCTCTTGCTGCCGCTGGTCTTGAAGTAACAGCTATTCGTGATGTGACTCCTGTACCACACAATGGTGCTCGTCCTCCAAAACGTCGCCGTGTATAA
- the rpsE gene encoding 30S ribosomal protein S5 produces the protein MAFKDNAVELEERLVAINRVTKVVKGGRRLRFAALVVVGDRNGRVGFGTGKAQEVPEAIRKAVEDAKKNLIEVPMVGTTIPHEVLSEFGGAKVLLKPAVEGSGVAAGGAVRAVIELAGVADVTSKSLGSNTPINIVRATVEGLKQLKRAEEVAALRGISVSDLA, from the coding sequence ATGGCATTTAAAGACAACGCAGTTGAACTTGAAGAACGTTTAGTTGCCATCAACCGTGTTACAAAAGTTGTTAAAGGTGGACGTCGTCTTCGCTTTGCAGCTCTTGTAGTTGTTGGTGATCGCAATGGTCGTGTTGGCTTCGGTACTGGTAAAGCTCAAGAAGTACCAGAAGCAATCCGCAAGGCAGTTGAAGATGCGAAGAAGAATTTGATTGAAGTACCAATGGTTGGCACAACAATTCCTCACGAAGTTCTTTCAGAATTTGGCGGAGCGAAAGTATTGCTTAAGCCAGCTGTTGAGGGTTCTGGAGTTGCTGCTGGTGGCGCGGTTCGTGCCGTCATCGAGTTGGCAGGTGTAGCAGATGTTACATCTAAATCTCTTGGCTCTAACACTCCAATCAACATCGTTCGCGCAACTGTTGAAGGTTTGAAACAATTAAAACGCGCTGAAGAAGTTGCTGCCCTTCGTGGTATTTCAGTTTCTGACTTGGCATAA
- the rpsM gene encoding 30S ribosomal protein S13 produces MARIAGVDIPNDKRVVVSLTYVYGIGLPTSKKILAAAGVSEDIRVKDLTIEQEDAIRREVDAIKVEGDLRREVNLNIKRLMEIGSYRGIRHRRGLPVRGQNTKNNARTRKGKAVAIAGKKK; encoded by the coding sequence ATGGCTCGTATTGCTGGAGTTGACATTCCAAATGACAAACGTGTAGTCGTTTCACTGACTTATGTGTACGGTATCGGACTTCCAACTTCTAAGAAAATCTTGGCAGCTGCTGGAGTTTCAGAAGACATCCGTGTAAAAGATCTTACAATCGAACAAGAAGATGCTATCCGTCGTGAAGTAGATGCGATTAAAGTTGAAGGTGACCTTCGTCGTGAAGTAAACTTGAACATCAAACGTTTGATGGAAATCGGTTCATACCGTGGAATCCGTCACCGTCGTGGACTTCCTGTCCGTGGACAAAACACTAAAAATAACGCCCGCACTCGTAAAGGTAAAGCTGTTGCGATTGCAGGTAAGAAAAAATAA
- the rplO gene encoding 50S ribosomal protein L15: MKLHELQPAAGSRKVRNRVGRGTSSGNGKTSGRGQKGQKARSGGGVRLGFEGGQTPLFRRLPKRGFLNINRKEYAIVNLDQLNAFEDGAEVTPVVLIEAGIVKAEKSGIKILGNGELTKKLTVKAAKFSKSAEEAITAKGGSVEVI; this comes from the coding sequence ATGAAACTTCATGAATTACAACCTGCTGCAGGTTCTCGTAAAGTCCGCAACCGTGTTGGTCGTGGTACATCATCTGGTAACGGTAAAACATCTGGCCGTGGTCAAAAAGGTCAAAAAGCTCGTAGCGGTGGCGGCGTTCGCCTTGGTTTTGAAGGTGGACAAACTCCATTGTTCCGTCGTCTTCCAAAACGTGGTTTCCTGAACATCAACCGCAAAGAATATGCGATTGTTAACCTTGACCAACTGAACGCCTTTGAAGATGGCGCTGAAGTAACACCAGTTGTTCTCATCGAAGCAGGTATTGTAAAAGCTGAAAAATCAGGTATCAAGATTCTTGGTAACGGAGAATTGACAAAGAAATTGACTGTTAAGGCAGCTAAATTCTCTAAATCAGCTGAAGAAGCTATCACTGCTAAAGGTGGTTCAGTGGAAGTCATCTAA
- the rpmJ gene encoding 50S ribosomal protein L36, producing MKVRPSVKPICEYCKVIRRNGRVMVICPANPKHKQRQG from the coding sequence ATGAAAGTAAGACCATCGGTCAAACCAATTTGCGAATACTGTAAAGTTATTCGTCGTAATGGTCGTGTTATGGTAATTTGCCCAGCAAATCCAAAACACAAACAACGTCAAGGATAA
- a CDS encoding adenylate kinase — MNLLIMGLPGAGKGTQAAKIVERFNVAHISTGDMFRAAIANQTEMGVLAKSYIDKGELVPDQVTNGIVKERLSQDDIKQTGFLLDGYPRTIEQANALDQTLAELDLALDGVINIEVDPNSLLERLSGRIIHRETGETFHKVFNPPADYKEEDYYQREDDKPETVKRRLDVNIAQGQPIIDHYRSKGLVHDIQGNQDINDVFSAIEKVLTNLK, encoded by the coding sequence ATGAATCTTTTGATTATGGGCTTACCAGGTGCTGGTAAAGGAACTCAAGCTGCTAAAATCGTTGAGCGCTTCAATGTTGCACATATTTCAACTGGAGATATGTTCCGTGCAGCGATTGCTAACCAAACAGAGATGGGCGTTTTAGCCAAGTCATATATTGACAAGGGCGAGTTGGTTCCAGACCAAGTGACAAACGGCATTGTCAAAGAGCGCTTGAGCCAGGATGATATTAAGCAAACAGGCTTCCTCTTGGATGGCTATCCGCGCACGATTGAGCAAGCAAATGCCTTGGATCAAACGCTAGCAGAGCTTGATTTAGCTTTGGACGGAGTTATCAATATCGAAGTGGATCCTAACAGCTTGCTGGAGCGTTTGAGCGGTCGGATTATCCATCGTGAAACAGGTGAAACCTTCCACAAGGTCTTCAATCCGCCAGCAGACTACAAGGAAGAGGATTATTACCAGCGCGAAGATGACAAGCCTGAGACAGTTAAACGTCGTTTGGATGTCAATATCGCACAAGGTCAGCCGATCATTGATCACTATCGCAGCAAAGGTCTAGTCCATGATATTCAAGGAAATCAAGATATTAATGATGTCTTCTCAGCTATCGAAAAAGTCTTGACAAATTTGAAATAA
- the secY gene encoding preprotein translocase subunit SecY, translated as MFFKLLKDAFKIKQVRSKILFTIFIILVFRIGTTITVPGINAKALSNLNDLPFLNMLSLVSGNAMRNFSVFALGVSPYITASIVVQLLQMDLLPKFVEWGKQGEVGRRKLNQATRYIALVLAFVQAIGITAGFDTLSRANLVANPNVQTYALICVLLATGSMIVTWLGEQITDKGYGNGVSMIIFAGIVSAIPDMIKGIYEDYFVNIPSNRLTSSFIFVGILIVAVLLIIYFTTFVQQAEYKIPVQYTKVAKGAPSSSYLPLKVNPAGVIPVIFASSITAAPAAIFQVVSALGYDADWVKTAQSLLATTTISGMFMYAFLIVLFTFFYTFVQINPEKTAENLQKSGAYIPGVRPGKGTEDYMSKLLRRLATVGSLFLGFISILPILAKDVFGLTDAVALGGTSLLIIISTGIEGMKQLEGYLLKRKYVGFMDTSE; from the coding sequence ATGTTTTTCAAACTATTAAAAGACGCATTTAAAATCAAACAGGTACGGTCTAAGATTCTGTTCACGATTTTCATCATCTTAGTTTTCCGTATCGGTACAACCATAACGGTTCCAGGGATTAATGCCAAAGCCTTAAGCAATTTGAATGATTTGCCATTCCTGAATATGCTGAGCTTGGTCTCTGGTAACGCCATGCGCAACTTCTCTGTCTTTGCACTTGGAGTCAGTCCTTACATCACAGCTTCGATCGTTGTTCAGCTGCTGCAAATGGACTTGCTTCCGAAGTTTGTAGAGTGGGGCAAGCAAGGGGAAGTGGGACGGAGGAAGCTGAATCAAGCGACTCGTTATATCGCCCTAGTTTTGGCCTTTGTGCAGGCAATTGGGATTACTGCTGGTTTTGATACTCTCTCAAGAGCTAATCTGGTTGCCAATCCTAATGTTCAGACCTACGCTTTGATTTGCGTTCTTCTAGCAACTGGTTCAATGATTGTAACTTGGCTAGGTGAGCAGATTACAGACAAGGGTTACGGAAATGGCGTTTCCATGATTATCTTTGCTGGTATCGTTTCAGCTATCCCTGATATGATTAAAGGTATCTATGAAGATTACTTTGTCAATATCCCTAGTAATCGTTTGACTTCATCCTTCATTTTTGTAGGGATTCTGATTGTGGCAGTCCTGCTTATCATTTACTTTACAACCTTTGTACAGCAGGCTGAATATAAAATTCCAGTTCAGTATACGAAAGTAGCGAAGGGTGCACCTTCTAGCTCCTATCTGCCACTGAAAGTCAATCCAGCTGGGGTCATTCCAGTAATCTTTGCCAGCTCGATTACAGCTGCACCGGCAGCGATTTTCCAAGTTGTCAGTGCCTTGGGCTATGACGCAGATTGGGTTAAGACAGCTCAGTCACTTTTGGCAACAACGACCATTAGTGGTATGTTCATGTACGCCTTCCTGATTGTCCTCTTTACATTCTTCTATACTTTTGTACAGATTAATCCAGAGAAGACAGCAGAAAATCTGCAAAAGAGCGGAGCCTACATTCCAGGTGTTCGTCCGGGTAAAGGAACAGAAGACTATATGTCTAAGCTGCTGCGTCGTTTGGCAACAGTTGGATCTCTCTTCTTAGGTTTCATTTCTATCCTGCCTATTTTGGCTAAAGATGTATTTGGATTGACAGATGCCGTTGCTCTTGGAGGAACCAGTCTCTTAATCATCATCTCAACCGGTATTGAGGGAATGAAACAGTTAGAAGGCTACCTGCTGAAGAGAAAGTATGTCGGCTTTATGGATACTTCAGAGTAA
- the infA gene encoding translation initiation factor IF-1, producing the protein MAKDDVIEVEGKVVDTMPNAMFTVELENGHQILATVSGKIRKNYIRILAGDRVTVEMSPYDLTRGRITYRFK; encoded by the coding sequence GTGGCAAAAGACGATGTGATTGAGGTTGAAGGTAAGGTAGTTGATACAATGCCTAATGCAATGTTTACGGTTGAACTTGAAAATGGACATCAGATTTTAGCAACAGTTTCTGGTAAAATTCGTAAAAACTATATTCGTATTTTAGCGGGAGACCGTGTGACTGTAGAAATGAGTCCTTATGATTTGACACGTGGACGGATCACATACCGCTTTAAATAA